A part of Pectobacterium cacticida genomic DNA contains:
- a CDS encoding ABC transporter ATP-binding protein encodes MTHVLPMLSCRHLHWQIQGHTIIQDLSLDLPAGAVYCIVGPSGSGKSSLLRLIAGLDNPQRGKIFIDQHMMTDGSHSVPPEKRRLNMVFQDYALWPHMTVKEIVGYGLHAWPTARRQARVKEMLALMQIDDYAQRRPAQLSGGQAQRVAIARALATDPQVLLFDEPLSNLDVQLRAQMRNEFSQLFSRLKKTVVYVTHDPLEACAFADRIVVMRAGNIEQIATPVGLFQHPESPWVASLAGFDSEVEARLVMQIDNHHARVEMGSAQFIARIGRLRSARPGQQIRLLFNPGAIHHDASAPSGLAARVVSTLFEGRHWRLNVATTIGDIAFSIVHPTDLPVGSPLSLVMTGENCLIFDHDRPSYEVK; translated from the coding sequence ATGACCCATGTTTTACCGATGCTCAGTTGCCGCCATTTACACTGGCAGATCCAAGGGCACACCATCATTCAGGATCTGAGCTTAGATCTACCTGCGGGTGCGGTGTATTGCATCGTCGGCCCTTCAGGCTCCGGAAAATCCAGCTTATTGCGCTTGATTGCCGGGCTGGACAATCCTCAACGGGGAAAGATTTTTATCGACCAACATATGATGACGGATGGAAGCCACAGCGTTCCTCCGGAAAAAAGACGCCTAAATATGGTGTTTCAAGATTATGCCCTCTGGCCGCATATGACAGTAAAGGAGATTGTCGGCTACGGTTTACATGCATGGCCAACCGCACGACGGCAGGCGCGAGTAAAGGAAATGTTGGCGTTAATGCAGATTGACGATTACGCACAGCGCCGTCCGGCGCAACTTTCCGGCGGTCAGGCGCAACGCGTCGCGATCGCACGCGCACTAGCGACCGACCCTCAAGTGCTGCTCTTTGATGAGCCGCTCTCCAATCTTGATGTACAGCTTCGGGCACAAATGCGTAATGAATTTTCACAGTTGTTCTCTCGCCTAAAAAAAACCGTAGTTTATGTGACGCATGATCCGCTGGAAGCCTGCGCATTTGCCGATCGCATCGTCGTCATGCGGGCAGGGAATATTGAGCAGATCGCCACGCCGGTTGGCCTGTTCCAGCATCCTGAGTCGCCATGGGTGGCCTCACTCGCCGGCTTCGACAGCGAAGTAGAAGCGCGTTTAGTGATGCAGATCGACAATCACCACGCCAGAGTGGAGATGGGGAGTGCCCAGTTTATCGCACGCATCGGCAGGCTACGATCCGCCCGCCCCGGCCAGCAGATTCGCTTACTCTTCAACCCTGGAGCGATACATCACGACGCCAGCGCCCCATCTGGCCTCGCCGCCCGTGTGGTAAGTACCCTATTTGAGGGCCGCCACTGGCGTTTAAATGTCGCTACCACTATCGGCGATATCGCATTTTCAATTGTTCATCCCACGGATCTCCCTGTCGGCAGCCCTTTGTCTCTGGTGATGACTGGCGAAAATTGCCTGATTTTTGATCATGATCGGCCCTCCTATGAGGTGAAATGA